A genome region from Thermoplasma sp. Kam2015 includes the following:
- a CDS encoding MFS transporter: MSRSDAVLIPVLAGVMMGAIDSTIVVLALPTISDSLRAPLSISIWIILAYLLTAAVTTTQFGRLGDMKSRKTIFNSGMLIFTAGSFLCGVSPNIESLIAFRFVQAAGGSMMQANSGSIIADSFPPNLRGRAYGYTSVGWNSGATLGIVLGGIITTLIGWRYIFYINVPIGLISFYFAVKYIGHGETRTTHLDIPGVVTLSAALVSLSYAATDFTSHGLDAINEALLLFGFIMIIIFIFLERTNSDALLPVSMFQNRVFNFSILAAFLQSLGYLAVTFIIIMYLQGLRGLSPLDSSLLLVPGYVLGGFTGPVFGKLSDRVGARLPATLGMMLMAVAIVMYMQLSLSTPLYYIIPISIISGLGSSMFFPANNSAVMASSPVRTYGGASGLLRTMANIGMLGSFVLAITVSTLSIPRYIAFEVFAGVGHLVGGVSASFLDGIHTALAVSLGIILVGAIFSFIRGKEERKSGSVSMPHSSNDPK, encoded by the coding sequence CTGTCGCGGAGCGATGCCGTACTGATACCAGTTCTTGCAGGGGTGATGATGGGTGCGATCGACAGCACGATAGTCGTACTAGCGCTGCCCACCATATCAGATAGCCTCAGAGCGCCACTGTCAATCTCAATATGGATTATACTTGCATACCTACTGACGGCTGCAGTCACAACAACACAGTTCGGGCGCCTAGGCGATATGAAGTCCAGAAAGACCATATTCAACAGCGGCATGCTGATCTTCACCGCCGGTTCTTTTCTCTGTGGCGTATCGCCCAATATAGAGTCGCTGATCGCATTCAGATTCGTGCAAGCGGCCGGAGGTTCAATGATGCAGGCCAACTCCGGATCCATAATAGCGGACAGCTTTCCGCCAAATCTCAGGGGCCGTGCTTATGGTTATACTTCAGTGGGATGGAACTCAGGTGCGACGCTTGGTATAGTGCTGGGAGGAATAATAACAACGCTCATTGGATGGCGATACATTTTCTACATAAACGTTCCAATCGGCCTGATATCGTTCTATTTCGCCGTGAAATACATAGGGCATGGTGAAACGCGTACAACGCATCTGGATATTCCCGGCGTCGTAACACTTTCGGCTGCCCTAGTATCTTTATCTTATGCGGCGACGGACTTCACCTCGCACGGCTTAGACGCGATCAACGAGGCCTTGCTGCTCTTCGGTTTCATCATGATAATCATATTCATATTCTTGGAAAGAACGAACAGCGACGCACTTCTCCCCGTGAGCATGTTTCAGAATAGGGTTTTCAATTTCTCCATATTGGCGGCTTTTCTCCAGAGTCTGGGATATCTTGCGGTCACATTCATAATAATCATGTATCTGCAGGGGCTTCGCGGTCTTTCCCCGTTAGACAGCTCGCTGCTTCTCGTACCGGGATATGTGCTGGGCGGTTTCACAGGTCCAGTATTCGGTAAGTTATCGGACAGGGTAGGCGCCAGGCTGCCGGCAACCTTGGGCATGATGCTGATGGCTGTCGCCATAGTCATGTACATGCAGCTAAGCCTCTCCACTCCCCTATATTACATAATACCCATTTCGATAATATCCGGGTTAGGTTCATCCATGTTCTTCCCGGCAAATAACAGCGCCGTGATGGCCAGCTCTCCTGTCAGGACGTATGGCGGCGCCTCCGGCCTGCTCAGGACCATGGCCAACATCGGTATGCTGGGCTCTTTCGTGCTTGCCATAACCGTTTCCACGCTATCTATACCCAGATACATAGCATTTGAGGTATTCGCAGGGGTAGGGCATCTCGTGGGCGGTGTTTCTGCATCATTTCTGGACGGCATACATACGGCTCTTGCCGTATCACTCGGGATCATACTGGTAGGGGCCATTTTTTCCTTCATAAGGGGCAAGGAGGAGAGAAAGAGCGGTTCGGTGTCAATGCCACACAGCAGCAATGATCCAAAGTAA
- a CDS encoding ABC transporter ATP-binding protein → MLEKVIEVDHLRQTYDGRNFVVDDVSFYVSKGEIYGLLGKNGAGKTTTIRTMTTILPVHYGKVRILGMDVSENAERIRKRIGVVLQNESFDFASVERNLKVYGMLWDVPREVLKARIEEVLEVFDLSSLRKVRAMELSGGQKKRLQVAREFLHDMDLLFLDEPTVGLDPIMRRSVLNYIRDKARKGLTVLYTTQIMEEADYLCDRIAIMNNGKIVAEGTSSDLKAKYGDLKTIHVIISGELDYDSLKVKFPEDVVVDNDEIRIVSKNVEDILPDLIIYLKARGIRIDRISVEESSLDDVFLKVVS, encoded by the coding sequence GTGCTTGAGAAAGTGATAGAGGTCGATCATCTCCGGCAAACTTATGATGGCAGGAATTTTGTCGTGGATGACGTTTCATTCTATGTATCAAAGGGGGAGATATACGGCCTCCTTGGAAAAAACGGTGCGGGAAAGACCACGACGATCCGCACGATGACCACTATACTCCCAGTTCACTATGGAAAGGTCAGAATCCTCGGTATGGATGTTTCTGAGAATGCCGAAAGGATAAGAAAACGCATAGGGGTTGTACTTCAGAACGAATCCTTCGATTTTGCAAGCGTCGAGAGAAATCTGAAGGTCTACGGTATGCTTTGGGATGTCCCAAGAGAGGTGCTGAAAGCAAGAATAGAGGAGGTGCTTGAGGTTTTTGACCTTTCCTCCCTGAGAAAGGTCAGGGCGATGGAGCTATCCGGGGGGCAGAAGAAGAGGCTTCAGGTGGCCAGGGAATTTCTCCACGACATGGATCTGCTCTTCCTGGATGAGCCCACCGTTGGTCTCGATCCTATAATGCGGCGGTCCGTGCTCAACTACATAAGGGATAAAGCAAGAAAGGGCCTGACCGTACTTTACACAACTCAGATCATGGAGGAGGCGGACTATCTGTGCGACAGGATAGCTATAATGAACAATGGGAAGATAGTCGCTGAGGGTACAAGCTCCGATCTTAAAGCTAAATACGGAGATTTGAAGACGATACATGTCATAATCTCAGGGGAACTTGATTACGATAGCCTTAAGGTAAAATTTCCTGAAGACGTCGTGGTTGATAATGATGAGATAAGGATAGTTTCCAAGAACGTAGAGGATATACTTCCTGATCTCATAATCTATCTGAAGGCGAGAGGCATCAGGATAGATAGGATCAGTGTGGAGGAAAGTAGTCTGGACGACGTCTTTCTGAAGGTGGTGTCATGA
- a CDS encoding ABC transporter permease produces MIPPSLRLTARNLIINTDPGTLLFLLGLPSFYLIVLGLMFQALIPNVFFEGHSISYAQFLSPGVVAMQPFIAGSIGGSMLWSDRRWGMFEQLLVGPFHRIDYLLGIIYVSMIFSVGGAMLMFLVSYLLTGFVIHYLVNIILIILVLLVSSVLFTSLFLVLSVFIRTIQTYNTVTMFIFFILDFASSAFYPINTRTPIGLRIVSYANPLTYIVDSVRDMMFASLNRSDLIYVMIVVVLSALFFIFAALSYRKAKI; encoded by the coding sequence ATGATACCTCCATCTCTGCGGTTGACAGCAAGAAATCTCATAATAAATACGGATCCGGGTACGCTGCTGTTCCTGCTGGGGCTTCCATCATTCTACCTGATAGTTCTCGGACTTATGTTTCAAGCCCTGATACCCAACGTATTCTTTGAGGGCCATTCAATAAGTTATGCTCAATTCCTCTCACCGGGAGTTGTGGCCATGCAGCCCTTCATAGCAGGATCCATAGGTGGAAGCATGCTCTGGTCTGATCGCCGGTGGGGCATGTTTGAGCAGCTGCTGGTAGGCCCTTTCCACAGGATAGACTACTTGTTGGGCATAATCTACGTATCCATGATATTCTCAGTTGGCGGAGCAATGCTGATGTTTCTTGTTTCATATCTGTTGACGGGGTTCGTCATCCATTATTTGGTGAACATCATACTCATCATTCTGGTGCTGCTTGTATCATCAGTACTTTTCACATCCCTGTTTCTGGTGCTTTCGGTTTTCATACGCACCATACAGACCTATAACACGGTCACCATGTTTATCTTCTTCATACTTGATTTTGCCAGCTCTGCATTCTATCCTATCAACACCAGAACACCGATTGGCCTTCGCATAGTCTCATATGCGAATCCCCTGACATACATAGTTGATTCCGTGAGGGATATGATGTTCGCCAGCCTGAATAGATCCGATCTCATATACGTGATGATCGTTGTGGTGTTATCAGCACTGTTCTTCATCTTCGCGGCCCTGTCTTACAGGAAGGCAAAGATCTGA
- a CDS encoding phosphoribosyltransferase, which produces MFRDRTEAGRILADRIARPAGRCTVTGIARGGIITARPVAEILGCELTTIIVKKIGHPDDPEFAIGAVAEGMERRPYLNSFSSGIDRETVQYAVSRLMDEIGELRRTLGSANSVFNGRWDNVIVVDDGSATGTTVVAAVRSIKINVTKNVLVAVPVISEDAFDLIRSEGVDIVYVDMPYDFEAVSEFYSDFREVSVDDIRSMLYG; this is translated from the coding sequence ATGTTCAGAGATAGAACTGAAGCAGGGCGGATTCTGGCCGATCGGATAGCCAGGCCAGCAGGAAGGTGTACGGTCACAGGCATAGCGCGTGGCGGTATAATAACTGCAAGGCCAGTGGCTGAAATACTGGGCTGTGAATTGACAACCATAATAGTCAAGAAGATCGGTCACCCTGATGATCCAGAGTTCGCCATTGGTGCGGTGGCCGAAGGTATGGAGAGAAGGCCGTATCTTAACTCGTTTTCATCCGGCATCGATAGAGAAACTGTACAGTATGCGGTCAGCAGGCTCATGGATGAAATTGGAGAGCTTCGCAGGACACTTGGATCTGCGAACTCCGTATTCAACGGAAGATGGGATAATGTAATAGTTGTGGATGACGGATCTGCAACCGGGACAACAGTAGTCGCAGCTGTCAGAAGTATTAAAATAAACGTCACGAAAAATGTGCTGGTCGCTGTGCCAGTCATCAGTGAAGATGCCTTCGATTTGATAAGATCGGAAGGTGTGGATATTGTATACGTTGATATGCCGTATGATTTTGAGGCCGTAAGTGAATTCTATTCGGATTTCAGAGAAGTCTCTGTGGATGATATACGATCCATGCTGTATGGATAG
- a CDS encoding DsrE family protein codes for MKIILSVDSEEKIPMSITAATHLSEMPETELVEVVYLNGGIAAVTQKNRIKPILENKKVSVVACGTSMEARNIQKDELAPGVVYVPASLKEIIKRKQEGYMYLVL; via the coding sequence ATGAAAATAATACTTTCTGTTGATTCTGAAGAAAAAATACCGATGTCCATAACAGCAGCTACCCATCTGTCGGAGATGCCAGAGACCGAGCTGGTTGAAGTTGTCTATCTCAATGGAGGGATAGCGGCGGTGACCCAGAAGAACAGGATAAAACCTATTCTTGAGAACAAGAAGGTTTCTGTGGTTGCCTGCGGTACATCCATGGAAGCGAGAAATATACAGAAGGACGAACTCGCGCCCGGAGTGGTATATGTTCCGGCCAGCCTGAAGGAAATAATAAAGAGGAAACAGGAAGGCTACATGTATCTGGTGCTTTGA